In Pyrus communis chromosome 1, drPyrComm1.1, whole genome shotgun sequence, the following are encoded in one genomic region:
- the LOC137728499 gene encoding protein RADIALIS-like 4: MMASNSLTSSRSSSSSWTPEQNKEFENALALYDKDTPDRWQKVARAVGGKSAEEVKRHYEILIEDVKHIESGRVPFPDYRRE; encoded by the coding sequence ATGATGGCATCCAACTCACTCACTTCCTCGAGAAGCTCTAGCTCCTCCTGGACTCCTGAGCAAAACAAAGAGTTTGAAAATGCCCTGGCTTTGTACGACAAGGACACCCCTGACCGCTGGCAGAAGGTTGCGAGAGCGGTCGGTGGGAAGTCTGCTGAGGAGGTGAAGAGGCACTATGAGATCCTCATTGAAGATGTCAAACACATTGAGTCTGGCAGAGTTCCGTTTCCTGATTATAGAAGGGAATAA